One Pseudorhodoplanes sinuspersici DNA segment encodes these proteins:
- a CDS encoding efflux RND transporter periplasmic adaptor subunit, which yields MVQSPRAALRLFSDDFLFSSFITRQKSWSLAGLAAALLLAGCQAETAPASKTERPVQIQRVAFENSAAAREFVGVVHARYETDLGFRVSGKIISRPVNIGDRVRKGDIIAQLDPQDLRLQVESAEAELTAATSNLAQAAADLERYTTLKARGFAAIAEYDRKKAANDEAEGRLSRARRSLDLARNQLAYADLKADADGVITATRAEPGQVVATGQAVATLAHRGEKEAVVALPETWLGDVRQAKATVRLWSDNNRSLDARLRELSPQADPTTRTYAARFTILNADDSVALGMTATVALARSADTQVAKLPLSAVLNRGNGPSVYVVNDAGALTLQPVTVSAFNANEALVTSGIKDGDKVVTLGVQKLETGLKVRTVEAQR from the coding sequence ATGGTCCAGTCACCACGTGCCGCTTTGCGCCTATTTAGTGACGATTTCTTATTTTCGTCATTCATCACCCGTCAGAAATCGTGGTCGTTGGCGGGGCTCGCTGCGGCCCTTCTCCTGGCCGGCTGCCAAGCAGAGACCGCACCGGCCTCCAAGACGGAACGTCCGGTTCAAATCCAGCGTGTCGCTTTTGAAAATAGCGCCGCTGCCCGCGAGTTTGTCGGTGTTGTGCACGCGCGCTACGAGACCGATCTTGGCTTCCGCGTCAGCGGCAAGATCATTTCGCGGCCAGTCAATATCGGCGACCGCGTCCGCAAGGGTGACATTATTGCTCAACTGGACCCGCAGGACTTGCGTCTTCAGGTCGAGAGCGCCGAGGCCGAGCTTACGGCGGCGACGTCGAATCTGGCACAAGCCGCGGCGGATCTTGAACGATACACGACGCTCAAAGCGCGCGGCTTTGCCGCCATCGCCGAATACGATCGCAAAAAGGCGGCCAACGATGAGGCCGAAGGCCGTCTCTCACGGGCCCGCCGCTCTCTCGATCTCGCCCGCAATCAGCTCGCCTATGCCGACCTTAAAGCCGACGCCGACGGTGTGATCACGGCAACCCGCGCCGAGCCCGGACAGGTGGTTGCTACTGGGCAGGCCGTAGCGACGCTGGCACATCGTGGTGAAAAGGAAGCAGTCGTTGCGCTGCCGGAAACCTGGCTTGGTGACGTGCGTCAGGCCAAGGCAACAGTCCGGTTATGGTCAGACAATAACCGGAGTCTTGATGCAAGACTGCGTGAACTCTCGCCTCAGGCCGATCCCACAACCCGCACTTATGCAGCGCGTTTCACCATCCTTAACGCTGACGACAGCGTCGCGTTGGGGATGACTGCAACAGTGGCGCTTGCTCGATCGGCAGACACGCAAGTGGCGAAGTTGCCGCTTTCCGCCGTTCTCAATCGTGGCAATGGCCCCTCTGTCTATGTCGTGAACGATGCCGGCGCGCTGACGCTTCAGCCGGTGACGGTTTCCGCGTTCAACGCCAATGAGGCACTCGTGACCTCTGGCATCAAGGACGGTGATAAGGTCGTCACGCTTGGTGTGCAGAAGCTCGAGACGGGCCTTAAAGTTCGTACCGTCGAAGCCCAACGATAA
- a CDS encoding TetR/AcrR family transcriptional regulator, translating into MNTQVKTKPDDTRARIIETAFALFRRLGYAKTAVADIASELGMSPANIYRFFPSKIAIVQAICQRCLSEVEERMWAVARGRGPASEKLPRLVLEILAYHKENLLEEQRVHDIVLVAIEENWDAIMAHKEIYRTAIELILRDGIESGELEPVDPRETSLIIARALIPFCHPMMVAQGLRDSQDLEAEAPAVARFLLRAITPRK; encoded by the coding sequence ATGAACACGCAGGTCAAGACCAAACCCGACGATACCCGAGCGCGGATCATAGAGACTGCTTTTGCGCTGTTCCGGCGTCTTGGCTACGCCAAGACCGCCGTCGCCGATATTGCCTCGGAACTCGGCATGTCGCCGGCCAATATCTACCGCTTCTTCCCCTCCAAAATCGCCATCGTTCAGGCGATCTGCCAACGCTGCCTGAGCGAGGTGGAAGAAAGAATGTGGGCGGTGGCACGCGGGCGCGGGCCGGCAAGCGAAAAGCTGCCGCGGCTGGTGCTCGAAATCCTCGCCTATCATAAGGAAAATCTCCTGGAAGAACAAAGAGTTCATGACATCGTCCTGGTGGCCATCGAGGAGAACTGGGACGCCATCATGGCGCACAAGGAGATTTACCGAACGGCCATCGAACTGATCCTGCGCGACGGCATCGAGTCCGGAGAATTAGAACCGGTCGACCCGCGCGAGACGTCACTCATTATCGCACGGGCACTCATCCCCTTTTGTCACCCGATGATGGTCGCTCAGGGCCTTCGGGACAGCCAAGACCTGGAAGCGGAAGCCCCGGCTGTCGCACGTTTTCTGCTGCGCGCTATCACCCCAAGAAAGTAA
- a CDS encoding N-acetylmuramic acid 6-phosphate etherase, which translates to MLTEQISPRYVDLDSWSTGEMIEAMYEGQLAAAAAVRGALPAIAAAVDDAVPALLRGGRLVYIGAGTSGRIGVQDGTELPPTYDWSPDRLVFLMAGGLNALVQAAEDAEDKEGVGAQSVAEAKVGSDDVVIAVAASGTTPFTIGALRAARAAGAVTIAVANNPGAPLFDVARHPVLVDTGKEVIAGSTRMQAGTAQKIVLNLFSTSVMVKLGRVYRGMMVNMRARNAKLRKRAERMVSYIVGCSAEEAARFVEHADGEVKTAVLLGFGVEKDKAISTLQRHDGNLRSAIGELVHDRT; encoded by the coding sequence ATGCTCACCGAGCAGATCAGCCCGCGTTATGTCGATCTCGATTCCTGGTCCACCGGCGAGATGATCGAAGCGATGTATGAAGGTCAGCTTGCGGCGGCGGCAGCCGTGCGGGGCGCGCTCCCCGCCATCGCGGCAGCGGTCGATGATGCGGTCCCGGCCCTGCTGCGCGGTGGCCGCCTTGTCTATATCGGTGCGGGCACTTCGGGACGCATTGGTGTCCAGGATGGTACGGAATTGCCGCCGACCTATGACTGGTCGCCAGACCGTCTCGTGTTTCTCATGGCCGGTGGGCTGAACGCTTTGGTGCAGGCGGCCGAGGACGCGGAAGATAAAGAGGGCGTCGGCGCGCAGTCGGTTGCCGAAGCGAAGGTCGGTTCCGATGATGTCGTGATCGCCGTCGCCGCCAGTGGAACGACGCCTTTCACCATTGGCGCGCTGCGCGCTGCGCGAGCAGCAGGTGCGGTGACCATCGCGGTTGCCAACAATCCCGGCGCGCCATTATTCGATGTGGCACGCCATCCCGTTCTGGTCGACACCGGCAAGGAAGTCATCGCCGGTTCGACGCGCATGCAGGCCGGCACGGCGCAAAAAATCGTCCTGAACCTCTTCTCGACCAGCGTCATGGTAAAGCTCGGCCGTGTCTATCGCGGAATGATGGTCAACATGCGCGCCCGCAATGCGAAGCTTCGGAAACGCGCGGAGAGGATGGTCAGCTACATTGTCGGCTGCAGCGCAGAGGAGGCCGCGCGTTTCGTCGAACATGCGGATGGCGAAGTCAAAACCGCCGTTTTGCTCGGCTTCGGAGTGGAAAAGGATAAAGCGATATCCACCCTGCAGCGGCATGACGGAAATCTGCGGTCGGCGATCGGCGAGCTTGTTCATGACCGTACATAA
- the murA gene encoding UDP-N-acetylglucosamine 1-carboxyvinyltransferase has translation MDRLVIRGGNKLEGSVEVHGAKNAVLPQIAAALLSSEPLELSNVPDLSDVTSMVNVMQEFGVSASHLPGRVLRLDAGQARSADAPYEIVRRMRASMLVLGPLVARFGAARVSLPGGCAIGARPVDLHLKALAALGADVDVEGGYIIAKTPGHRLQGARIVLSSPSVGATETALMAATLARGETEIINAARDPEVCDLALCLTAMGARIEGAGTHRVVVSGVDNLHRARHELIADRIEAGTYAIAAAITGGHLELLNAHLEHMATVGAALEQAGVQIWPTDRGLMISRDEPLRAVDIVTEPYPGFPTDLQAQFMALMAVTPGASMLRETVFEGRFMHVPELARLGANISLQGTTAFVRGVEQLRGAEVMATDLRASVGLVLAGLVAEGETVIHRIYHLDRGYEALDRKLIQCGADIRRVAA, from the coding sequence ATGGACCGGCTGGTTATTCGCGGTGGCAACAAGCTCGAGGGCTCAGTCGAAGTCCATGGCGCAAAAAACGCTGTTCTGCCGCAGATCGCCGCGGCTCTTCTGAGTTCCGAGCCGCTGGAGCTCAGCAATGTTCCTGATCTGTCTGATGTCACCAGTATGGTGAATGTGATGCAGGAATTCGGCGTGTCAGCGAGCCATCTGCCGGGCCGCGTTCTACGATTGGACGCGGGCCAGGCGCGGAGCGCAGACGCACCTTATGAGATTGTTCGCCGCATGCGCGCCAGCATGTTGGTGCTGGGGCCGCTGGTGGCGAGGTTCGGCGCTGCACGGGTTTCACTGCCTGGCGGCTGCGCCATCGGGGCACGTCCGGTCGATCTGCATCTGAAAGCGCTGGCAGCCCTCGGCGCCGATGTCGATGTGGAGGGCGGCTATATCATCGCGAAGACGCCAGGACATCGTCTGCAAGGCGCGCGCATCGTGCTGTCCTCGCCATCGGTGGGCGCCACCGAGACAGCGCTCATGGCCGCGACACTCGCGCGCGGCGAGACCGAAATCATCAACGCGGCCCGCGATCCCGAGGTCTGCGATCTTGCGCTTTGTCTCACCGCCATGGGCGCAAGGATCGAGGGCGCCGGCACACACCGCGTCGTCGTTAGCGGCGTCGATAATCTGCATCGCGCGCGGCACGAACTGATCGCGGATCGCATCGAGGCTGGAACCTACGCAATTGCCGCAGCGATCACCGGCGGACATCTCGAGCTGCTCAACGCCCATCTTGAGCATATGGCAACGGTTGGTGCGGCGCTGGAACAGGCTGGCGTGCAGATCTGGCCGACCGATCGCGGGTTGATGATTTCGCGCGATGAACCGCTGCGCGCCGTGGATATCGTGACCGAGCCCTATCCCGGTTTTCCAACCGATCTGCAGGCGCAGTTCATGGCGTTGATGGCGGTAACACCCGGCGCATCGATGCTGCGGGAAACCGTATTTGAAGGCCGCTTCATGCATGTGCCGGAACTGGCACGGCTTGGCGCGAATATTTCCCTTCAGGGAACGACAGCATTTGTCAGAGGCGTCGAGCAGCTTCGCGGCGCCGAAGTCATGGCGACTGACCTGCGCGCATCGGTCGGTCTTGTTCTGGCCGGGCTCGTCGCCGAGGGCGAGACTGTCATCCATCGCATCTATCATCTTGATCGGGGATATGAGGCGCTGGACAGGAAGCTCATTCAGTGCGGCGCGGATATTCGGAGAGTCGCGGCATGA
- a CDS encoding N-acetylglucosamine kinase yields MKQRRPQCGAPLFIGVDGGGTGCRARIEDGQGRVLGTGIAGPAAVRLGIEKSMAALKTACFAAAAEAGLPPEALASMDAGIGLAGIGRKGALEQLMAQPHPFRSVIYVNDANIACIGAHGGRDGGIVIVGTGSVGLAVVGGREIRFGGYGFPISDEGSGADLGLQAIRMALRAYDGRAVATGFTREVMMRFHNDPFEAVAWMDRATATDYARLAPLVMRHADAGDPISRRIVRDAAEQIDELIRQLVGSGAPRVALLGGLASPMEPWLAPDVQRRLSPIEGDAVAGALYLARRAALARAS; encoded by the coding sequence ATGAAGCAGCGGCGTCCACAATGCGGTGCCCCGCTGTTCATCGGTGTCGATGGCGGCGGCACGGGTTGTCGTGCCCGCATTGAGGATGGCCAGGGCCGCGTGCTCGGGACAGGTATTGCCGGGCCAGCCGCCGTGCGGCTCGGTATCGAGAAATCCATGGCGGCTCTAAAAACGGCGTGTTTCGCAGCCGCCGCCGAGGCAGGCTTGCCGCCCGAAGCGCTGGCCAGCATGGATGCAGGCATAGGACTTGCCGGAATCGGTCGCAAAGGCGCGCTCGAACAGCTCATGGCACAGCCGCATCCCTTCCGCTCCGTCATTTACGTGAACGATGCCAATATCGCCTGCATCGGCGCACATGGCGGACGTGATGGCGGAATCGTCATTGTCGGCACCGGCAGTGTCGGCCTTGCCGTCGTCGGCGGACGTGAGATCCGCTTTGGTGGATATGGTTTTCCGATTTCCGACGAAGGTAGCGGCGCAGACCTTGGCCTGCAGGCGATCCGTATGGCTCTTCGTGCGTATGATGGCAGAGCCGTTGCCACCGGCTTCACCCGCGAGGTCATGATGCGCTTCCACAACGATCCATTCGAGGCCGTTGCCTGGATGGATCGCGCGACGGCAACCGACTACGCGAGGCTGGCGCCGCTGGTGATGCGTCATGCCGATGCCGGCGACCCGATCAGCCGTCGCATTGTCCGGGATGCCGCTGAACAAATCGACGAGTTGATCCGCCAGTTGGTAGGATCCGGCGCGCCGCGTGTTGCGTTGCTGGGGGGGCTGGCGTCGCCGATGGAGCCGTGGCTGGCGCCCGACGTGCAGCGTCGCCTTTCTCCGATCGAAGGCGATGCGGTTGCCGGCGCACTATATCTGGCCCGAAGAGCCGCACTGGCGAGGGCCTCGTAA
- a CDS encoding Tex family protein — translation MTTNTADVQRIAAIIAGEIGAKPAQAAAAIGLLDEGATVPFIARYRKEVTGGLDDTQLRLLAERLIYVRELDARRDAILESIRSQGKLTDELTASLTAATTKAELEDIYLPYKPKRRTRAEIARERGLGPLAEAILADRSVVPADIATSYITDDVPDVKTALEGARDILSESFAENADLVGRLRTYMKEKAFLRSKVVEGKEEAGAKFSDYFDHTERWATAPSHRALAMLRGRNEEVLTVDIEVDADDTSPVKPVEQMIADTYNIGRQGAADSWLMGVVGWTWRVKLAFSLSLDLMRELRENAEDEAIKVFARNLKDLLLAAPAGSRATMGLDPGIRTGVKVAVVDQTGKLLNTSTVYPFQPRNDALGAQAELAKLIMLHKVELIAIGNGTGSRETERLVAEMLARMPSPKPLKVIVSEAGASVYSASETAAAEFPNLDVSLRGAVSIARRLQDPLAELVKIEPKSIGVGQYQHDVDQYRLGRSLEAVVEDAVNAVGVDLNTASAALLARVSGLSKSLAEAIVAHRDATGPFGSRKDLLKVTRLGQRTFEQCAGFLRIPNGTEPLDASAVHPEAYGVARKIVESCGRDLRTLMGDSAALKALDPRAFVDERFGLPTVRDIIAELEKPGRDPRPEFKTATFADGIDDIKDLKPGMMLEGTVTNVAAFGAFVDIGVHQDGLVHVSQLADRFIKDAHEVVKAGDVVKVRVVEVDIKRKRIGLSMRKHDDGSAPRSEQRGTAPKSGSFSSRPQEKRGAPPKSEPQGALAAALAAAMNRK, via the coding sequence ATGACGACGAATACGGCTGACGTGCAACGCATCGCTGCAATCATTGCGGGAGAGATCGGCGCCAAGCCGGCTCAGGCCGCTGCTGCTATCGGCCTGTTGGATGAAGGGGCAACCGTGCCTTTCATTGCGCGGTACCGTAAGGAGGTCACGGGCGGCCTCGACGATACGCAACTGCGCCTGCTGGCTGAACGGTTGATCTATGTGCGTGAACTCGACGCACGCCGCGATGCGATCCTCGAATCGATCCGCAGTCAGGGCAAGCTGACGGACGAACTGACCGCCAGCCTCACCGCCGCCACAACCAAGGCGGAACTCGAAGATATTTATCTGCCCTACAAGCCGAAGCGCCGCACCCGCGCCGAGATCGCCCGCGAGCGCGGCCTTGGGCCATTGGCCGAAGCCATTCTTGCCGACCGCTCCGTGGTGCCGGCGGACATTGCAACGTCCTACATCACCGACGATGTGCCGGATGTGAAGACGGCGCTGGAAGGCGCCCGCGACATACTTTCGGAGAGCTTTGCCGAGAATGCCGATCTCGTCGGACGCCTGCGGACTTACATGAAGGAAAAGGCGTTCCTGCGATCGAAGGTCGTCGAAGGCAAGGAAGAGGCAGGCGCGAAATTCTCCGATTATTTCGACCATACCGAGCGCTGGGCCACTGCGCCCAGTCATCGCGCCTTGGCGATGTTGCGCGGACGTAACGAGGAAGTGTTGACCGTTGATATCGAAGTCGATGCTGACGACACCTCGCCCGTCAAACCGGTCGAGCAGATGATCGCCGATACTTACAATATTGGCCGTCAAGGGGCGGCCGATAGTTGGCTGATGGGTGTTGTCGGCTGGACATGGCGCGTGAAACTGGCTTTTTCGCTGTCGCTCGATCTGATGCGAGAACTGCGCGAAAATGCCGAGGACGAAGCGATCAAGGTCTTCGCGCGCAATCTGAAAGATTTGCTGCTGGCGGCGCCGGCCGGCTCGCGTGCGACGATGGGGCTTGATCCGGGCATTCGCACCGGCGTGAAGGTGGCGGTGGTCGATCAGACCGGCAAGCTTTTGAACACATCGACGGTCTATCCGTTCCAGCCACGCAACGATGCGCTCGGCGCACAGGCCGAGCTTGCCAAGCTGATTATGCTGCACAAGGTTGAGCTGATCGCGATCGGTAACGGCACCGGCAGCCGCGAGACCGAGCGTCTTGTCGCCGAGATGCTGGCGCGCATGCCGTCGCCGAAGCCGCTGAAGGTGATCGTTAGTGAAGCGGGTGCGTCTGTTTATTCAGCATCCGAAACGGCGGCTGCGGAATTTCCCAATCTCGACGTGTCGTTGCGTGGTGCTGTTTCAATTGCGCGCCGCTTGCAGGACCCGCTGGCCGAATTGGTGAAGATCGAGCCGAAGTCCATCGGTGTCGGGCAATATCAGCATGACGTCGATCAATATCGGCTCGGCCGCTCGCTGGAGGCGGTCGTTGAAGATGCGGTGAACGCGGTGGGTGTCGATCTCAACACGGCGTCCGCTGCCTTGCTTGCTCGCGTGTCAGGATTGAGTAAGTCTCTGGCAGAGGCCATCGTGGCACACCGGGACGCAACCGGGCCGTTCGGTAGCCGCAAGGATTTATTGAAGGTCACTCGTCTCGGTCAGCGTACGTTCGAACAATGCGCCGGGTTCCTGCGCATTCCGAATGGTACAGAACCGCTCGATGCTTCGGCTGTTCACCCGGAAGCTTATGGCGTCGCCCGCAAGATCGTCGAATCCTGCGGCCGCGATTTGCGCACGTTGATGGGTGACAGTGCTGCGCTCAAGGCGCTTGATCCACGCGCTTTTGTCGATGAGCGTTTCGGCTTGCCGACGGTTCGCGACATCATCGCGGAGCTGGAAAAGCCAGGTCGCGATCCGCGGCCCGAATTCAAGACCGCGACATTTGCTGACGGCATCGACGACATCAAGGACCTGAAGCCCGGTATGATGCTGGAAGGCACGGTGACGAACGTCGCCGCCTTTGGTGCCTTTGTCGATATCGGGGTACACCAGGACGGCCTTGTCCATGTGTCGCAATTGGCCGACCGCTTCATCAAGGACGCGCATGAAGTGGTGAAGGCGGGCGACGTCGTCAAAGTGCGCGTCGTCGAAGTCGACATCAAGCGCAAGCGGATCGGGCTGTCGATGCGCAAGCATGACGATGGCTCGGCCCCACGGTCCGAACAGCGAGGCACCGCACCAAAGAGCGGCTCATTCTCGTCTCGTCCTCAGGAGAAAAGAGGGGCACCGCCCAAATCCGAGCCGCAAGGAGCTTTGGCTGCGGCTTTGGCCGCCGCGATGAACAGAAAGTAG
- the nagA gene encoding N-acetylglucosamine-6-phosphate deacetylase: MEQGKEPLSQKCAHAIVADRIFDGERWHGPAAILINDGCIHAVVTTADVPAEWPQRRLPPDTFLAPGFIDLQVNGGGGVLLNDNPTPDAMRAIARAHRRFGTTSCLPTMITDQRPRIQAAITAAREAAGRDGVLGIHLEGPFISPGRPGIHRPDYIQHASMDDLEWLAGLRAAGCSLITLAPECVPPGFIKALADLGVRIAVGHSEATAEQTARAIDEGLTGVTHLYNAMPPMKGREPGIVGMALADPRLIASLIADGLHVDPIAIRAAFAAKGADGIALVTDAMPTVGASADHFQLMGRTITLHGQRLASENGTLAGAHLDMASAVRNAVELTGITLEDALRAASLTPARFLGVDNERGMLKPGARTDIVALTSRFDVIATWVGGVFEAGGHTQ, translated from the coding sequence ATGGAACAAGGTAAAGAGCCGCTTTCACAAAAATGCGCACATGCCATCGTCGCCGACCGGATTTTTGACGGTGAACGCTGGCATGGGCCGGCGGCAATTTTAATCAATGATGGCTGCATTCATGCGGTCGTAACCACGGCGGACGTACCGGCCGAATGGCCGCAGCGGCGGCTGCCACCGGACACGTTTCTGGCTCCCGGCTTTATCGATCTTCAGGTCAATGGCGGCGGCGGCGTTCTCCTGAACGATAACCCAACACCGGACGCCATGCGGGCGATTGCGCGGGCCCATCGGCGCTTCGGAACGACATCCTGCCTGCCAACGATGATCACCGACCAGCGGCCGCGGATACAGGCCGCGATTACAGCCGCCCGTGAGGCCGCGGGTCGGGATGGCGTACTTGGAATCCATCTGGAGGGGCCTTTCATCAGTCCTGGCCGCCCCGGCATCCACCGTCCTGATTACATCCAGCACGCGAGCATGGATGACCTCGAATGGCTTGCCGGTCTTCGAGCGGCAGGGTGTTCGCTGATTACGCTTGCACCGGAATGCGTGCCGCCTGGTTTCATCAAAGCGCTCGCAGATCTCGGCGTGCGTATTGCCGTCGGCCACAGTGAGGCGACGGCTGAACAGACGGCCCGCGCGATCGATGAAGGGCTGACAGGCGTTACCCATCTCTATAACGCCATGCCGCCCATGAAAGGGCGGGAGCCGGGCATCGTCGGAATGGCACTGGCCGATCCACGTCTGATCGCCAGTCTCATTGCCGACGGGCTCCATGTCGATCCGATTGCGATCCGCGCCGCCTTCGCTGCGAAGGGCGCCGATGGAATTGCGCTCGTGACCGATGCGATGCCGACCGTCGGCGCGTCGGCCGATCATTTCCAGCTCATGGGCCGCACCATTACGTTACATGGACAACGGCTCGCATCCGAGAACGGTACACTCGCCGGAGCACATCTCGATATGGCATCGGCAGTTCGCAACGCCGTAGAGCTGACCGGAATCACACTGGAAGACGCCCTCCGCGCTGCCTCCCTCACGCCGGCCCGGTTTCTCGGCGTCGACAATGAACGCGGCATGCTGAAACCCGGTGCGCGCACCGACATTGTCGCGCTGACATCACGCTTCGACGTGATCGCAACATGGGTCGGTGGCGTGTTCGAGGCTGGCGGACATACTCAATAG
- a CDS encoding SIS domain-containing protein, with protein MTVHKNPPMTAMAREIAEIPAATKSLLAQFGEIAAIAESIRKSKRHFIVICGRGSSGHVGVYLRYLFETRLGLLVSAAAPSVVTAYRRPSDMRHVIFIVISQSGRSPDLVTATRLAREYGALTIALVNEVDSPVAAEAELVLPVRAGREHAVAATKTVALSMVAGAQLIAALTDDQDLTQALDRLPQRLTAALACDWSAWGKRLHTAPAAFVIGRGYGFGPAREIALKLTETMQIPALGYSAAELRHGPRAAVTPATPVLVLRQNDEAAATVDDLVYDLVEQNETVFAAGGPAGTLPWIGDDHPICDPIAMLLPAYIAIERATRQRGLDPDKPRHLSKVTHTL; from the coding sequence ATGACCGTACATAAAAATCCGCCCATGACTGCAATGGCCCGCGAGATCGCGGAGATTCCGGCGGCAACAAAATCGTTGTTGGCGCAATTTGGCGAGATTGCCGCCATCGCCGAAAGCATTCGCAAATCGAAACGGCATTTCATTGTCATTTGCGGGCGGGGCAGCTCCGGTCACGTCGGCGTTTATCTGCGTTATCTTTTCGAAACGCGGCTCGGCCTTCTTGTGTCTGCGGCTGCGCCGTCCGTCGTGACGGCCTATCGCCGGCCATCCGATATGCGGCATGTCATTTTCATCGTGATATCGCAATCCGGACGCAGCCCCGATCTGGTGACGGCGACGAGGCTGGCGCGCGAGTACGGCGCCCTGACGATCGCGCTCGTCAATGAGGTGGACTCTCCCGTTGCCGCTGAAGCCGAGCTGGTTCTCCCGGTGAGGGCGGGCCGGGAACATGCCGTTGCCGCAACCAAAACCGTTGCATTGTCGATGGTTGCGGGCGCGCAACTCATTGCCGCGCTGACGGACGATCAGGATTTGACGCAGGCGCTCGATCGCCTTCCGCAACGACTGACGGCGGCTCTTGCCTGTGACTGGTCGGCGTGGGGCAAGCGTTTGCATACGGCACCCGCCGCATTCGTCATCGGGCGAGGATATGGTTTCGGGCCGGCGCGCGAGATTGCGCTCAAGCTGACAGAGACCATGCAGATTCCAGCGCTCGGCTATAGCGCCGCCGAGTTGCGGCATGGTCCACGCGCGGCTGTCACCCCGGCCACGCCAGTCCTGGTGTTGCGTCAGAACGATGAGGCGGCTGCGACAGTCGATGACCTGGTCTATGATTTGGTCGAGCAGAACGAGACAGTCTTCGCGGCGGGCGGCCCGGCCGGAACGTTACCCTGGATTGGCGACGATCATCCGATCTGCGATCCCATTGCCATGCTGCTGCCGGCCTATATCGCGATCGAGCGCGCGACGCGCCAGCGCGGCTTGGATCCCGATAAGCCGCGGCATTTGAGTAAAGTCACGCATACCTTATGA